A single region of the Jatrophihabitans sp. GAS493 genome encodes:
- a CDS encoding SRPBCC family protein produces MATTERDAPMESAAPQSATADREIVISRLISAPRELVFEAFTEVRHLSRWWGPDGFTTTTRSFDFREGGVWDFVMHGPDGTDYQEWITWTEIVRPERIVILHGESRDDPNAFESTLVLAQHEATTHVVMRTVFPTKKLRDEAVGKYHVIEGAQQTLSKLSMYLTELPTKRES; encoded by the coding sequence ATGGCAACAACAGAACGAGACGCGCCAATGGAATCCGCGGCGCCGCAATCGGCGACGGCCGATCGGGAGATCGTGATCTCCCGACTCATCAGTGCCCCACGCGAGTTGGTGTTCGAGGCATTCACCGAAGTCCGACATCTGTCGCGGTGGTGGGGCCCGGATGGATTCACCACGACCACTCGCTCGTTTGACTTCCGTGAGGGCGGTGTCTGGGACTTCGTGATGCACGGGCCCGACGGGACCGACTATCAAGAGTGGATCACCTGGACCGAGATCGTCCGGCCTGAGCGCATCGTGATACTGCACGGCGAGTCGCGTGACGACCCGAACGCCTTCGAGTCGACGCTCGTGCTCGCGCAGCACGAGGCGACGACTCACGTTGTGATGCGCACTGTCTTCCCGACCAAGAAACTGCGCGACGAGGCCGTGGGCAAGTACCACGTGATCGAGGGCGCCCAACAGACGCTGAGCAAACTCAGCATGTACCTCACCGAATTGCCTACGAAAAGGGAGAGTTAA
- a CDS encoding metalloregulator ArsR/SmtB family transcription factor: MARAATTSDVFNAIAEPQRREILMLLRAGEWPVTELAQELGMTQPGASKHLRVLREVGLVRDRKAGKQRLYGLEANGLRPIHEWTGGFQQFWNESFDRLDMYVQDLKQETQGK, from the coding sequence ATGGCCCGTGCAGCGACGACGTCGGATGTGTTCAATGCGATCGCCGAGCCGCAGCGCCGGGAGATCCTGATGTTGTTGCGCGCGGGCGAGTGGCCGGTGACCGAGTTGGCCCAAGAGCTGGGGATGACTCAGCCGGGGGCGTCCAAGCACCTGCGGGTGCTCCGGGAGGTGGGTCTGGTGCGGGACCGCAAGGCAGGCAAGCAGCGCCTCTATGGCCTTGAGGCCAATGGGCTGCGGCCGATCCACGAGTGGACCGGTGGGTTTCAGCAGTTCTGGAATGAAAGCTTCGACCGGCTGGACATGTACGTGCAGGACCTCAAGCAGGAAACGCAAGGGAAGTAG